A stretch of the Candidatus Saccharimonadales bacterium genome encodes the following:
- a CDS encoding penicillin-binding protein 2 translates to MTQRIRVLYAILVLIGGIFSLRLFNLQVLEGETYANSALNEQLKKYEIAPDRGRIYAREGDSKVPLVLNDLQPTLYADPRYVTDPLAAAKAVAGVIGGDIEVYRREMATTDNYYVVLKKRLNAVQAREIEKLALAGIGLQDATYRTYPEGNLAAQLLGFVNDDGTGQYGVEGFLNDELAGEPGLLRAVTDVNGIPLTSDDDSIIKDSQDGTDVVLTIDRYIQRAAEQALANGVKAASAKSGSAIVIDPSSGAILAMANYPSYAPAKFSAVKDAAVYLNGVVSTPYEVGSVAKPFTMSAGLNEGKITPQSTYFDAGFVQVDDKRIENAGVSGGVSRTMTEVIQKSVNTGVVHVLKELGGADQVNQTGRNVLFDYFTKHYGFGSLTGVEQAAEAAGVLYAPDSGEGNNVKYANMTFGQGMTLTMLQTVAAYSALVNGGTYFQPYLVHSRIDRLSGDDMVSAPKALRTVVSDKTSRQIRAMMEKVVQLGGGFSAKRAGYIIGGKTGTSQKLAADGTYSDYLETGSFLGFGAGDKPAYVIMIKVDEPGIPGYAGTVAAAPIFANISNQIIDYYRLSPVR, encoded by the coding sequence ATGACTCAGCGAATCAGGGTTTTATACGCGATACTAGTTCTTATCGGCGGTATCTTTTCGCTGCGGCTATTTAATTTACAGGTACTTGAGGGTGAAACTTATGCTAACTCGGCGCTCAACGAACAGCTAAAAAAGTACGAGATTGCTCCCGATCGAGGACGAATTTATGCCCGGGAAGGGGATAGTAAGGTACCACTGGTTCTAAACGATCTCCAACCAACGCTTTATGCCGACCCGCGCTATGTAACTGATCCGTTGGCCGCGGCCAAAGCTGTGGCTGGTGTAATCGGCGGCGATATTGAAGTATATCGCCGAGAAATGGCCACTACCGACAATTATTATGTTGTGCTAAAAAAACGACTAAATGCTGTTCAGGCCCGAGAAATCGAGAAACTGGCACTGGCCGGAATCGGCCTGCAAGACGCCACCTACCGAACTTATCCGGAGGGCAACCTAGCTGCCCAGCTACTCGGGTTTGTCAACGACGACGGTACTGGCCAATACGGGGTTGAGGGTTTCTTAAACGACGAACTAGCCGGCGAGCCAGGCTTGCTCAGAGCGGTAACCGACGTTAATGGTATCCCCTTAACGTCGGATGATGACAGTATCATTAAGGACTCCCAAGACGGTACCGACGTGGTGCTGACGATTGACCGTTACATCCAGCGGGCGGCTGAACAGGCGTTAGCTAACGGTGTTAAAGCGGCTAGCGCCAAATCCGGCAGCGCCATCGTTATCGATCCAAGTAGCGGCGCGATTTTGGCCATGGCAAACTACCCATCCTATGCGCCGGCAAAATTTTCCGCCGTGAAAGACGCCGCCGTTTATCTTAACGGGGTGGTATCGACCCCTTATGAGGTTGGCTCGGTAGCCAAACCGTTCACCATGTCGGCCGGGTTGAACGAGGGCAAGATTACCCCCCAGAGCACTTATTTTGACGCCGGGTTCGTCCAGGTTGACGACAAACGCATCGAGAACGCCGGGGTGTCCGGCGGGGTCAGCCGAACGATGACCGAAGTTATCCAAAAATCGGTCAATACCGGCGTGGTTCATGTATTAAAAGAGCTCGGTGGCGCCGATCAGGTCAATCAAACAGGACGCAACGTGCTGTTTGACTACTTTACCAAGCACTATGGTTTCGGCTCGTTAACCGGTGTCGAGCAAGCGGCCGAAGCCGCCGGCGTGCTTTACGCCCCGGATTCAGGCGAGGGGAATAACGTTAAATACGCCAATATGACTTTCGGCCAGGGTATGACTTTGACAATGCTTCAAACTGTGGCCGCCTATAGCGCTCTGGTCAATGGCGGTACTTATTTCCAGCCCTATCTGGTTCATTCCCGGATTGATCGGCTGAGTGGTGACGACATGGTGTCGGCGCCCAAAGCCTTAAGAACGGTTGTAAGTGATAAGACTTCGCGTCAAATCCGGGCCATGATGGAGAAAGTTGTCCAGCTGGGTGGCGGTTTCTCGGCCAAACGGGCGGGTTATATCATCGGCGGTAAGACCGGTACCTCGCAAAAATTAGCGGCTGACGGCACTTACAGCGACTACTTAGAAACTGGGTCGTTTCTTGGTTTTGGAGCCGGGGATAAGCCAGCGTACGTTATTATGATAAAGGTCGATGAACCGGGCATACCGGGTTATGCCGGTACGGTAGCGGCGGCGCCAATCTTCGCTAATATTTCGAACCAAATAATTGATTATTACCGGCTATCACCGGTAAGGTAG